The following proteins are co-located in the Nerophis ophidion isolate RoL-2023_Sa linkage group LG04, RoL_Noph_v1.0, whole genome shotgun sequence genome:
- the LOC133552112 gene encoding ubiquitin domain-containing protein 2-like has protein sequence MGGCVGSHHDSSGSLNENSDGTGVALGRNQPLKRERPKWKSDYPMTEGQLRSKRDEFWDTAPAFEGRKEIWDALRAAASAFESHDHQLAQAILDGASITLPHGALTECYDELGNRYQLPVYCLSPPVNMIEERSDEPDGSDPDSGGADASAAGDGGAAGDFQLRLRLSTGRDLRLPVRSVDTVGMMKRRLQSQEGVAAGTQRWFFSGRPLTDRLRLDQLNISRDYVVQVILSQPPPARRAETPGPDPAEGPRQEPTPVEN, from the exons ATGGGTGGCTGTGTGGGGAGCCACCACGACTCCTCGGGCAGCTTGAACGAGAACTCGGACGGAACCGGAG TGGCGCTGGGGCGGAACCAACCTCTGAAACGCGAGCGTCCAAAATGGAAGAGCGACTACCCGATGACGGAAGGCCAGCTGCGCAGCAAGCGAGATGAGTTCTGGGACACGGCGCCGGCCTTCGAGGGCCGCAAAGAGATCTGGGACGCGCTGCGTGCGGCCGCCAGCGCCTTCGAGAGCCACGACCACCAGCTGGCCCAGGCCATACTGGACGGCGCCAGCATCACCCTGCCGCACG GAGCTTTGACGGAATGTTACGACGAGCTGGGGAACCGCTACCAGCTGCCGGTCTACTGCCTGTCGCCGCCCGTCAACATGATCGAGGAGCGCTCGGACGAACCCGACGGCTCCGACCCGGACTCCGGCGGCGCCGACGCCTCCGCGGCGGGCGACGGCGGCGCAGCCGGGGACTTCCAACtgcggctgcgcctctccacggGTCGCGATCTCCGGCTGCCGGTGCGATCCGTAGACACGGTGGGCATGATGAAACGCCGCCTCCAAAGTCAGGAGGGCGTGGCCGCCGGCACCCAGCGCTGGTTCTTCTCGGGTCGCCCGCTGACGGACAGACTGCGTTTAGACCAGCTCAACATCTCGCGGGACTACGTGGTGCAGGTCATCCTCAGCCAGCCGCCGCCGGCGCGGAGGGCTGAGACGCCCGGGCCGGACCCGGCGGAAGGACCGCGGCAGGAGCCCACGCCCGTAGAGAATTAG